The following are from one region of the Deltaproteobacteria bacterium genome:
- the hisB gene encoding imidazoleglycerol-phosphate dehydratase (catalyzes the dehydration of D-erythro-1-(imidazol-4-yl)glycerol 3-phosphate to 3-(imidazol-4-yl)-2-oxopropyl phosphate in histidine biosynthesis) — protein sequence MGPRKADIERKTKETIVSASLNLDGQGQARVETNVGFLDHMIASAMVHGFFDLTLTARGDTQVDDHHTVEDVGIVLG from the coding sequence ATGGGGCCCAGAAAGGCAGACATCGAGCGCAAAACCAAAGAAACAATTGTCAGCGCCAGCCTGAACCTGGACGGCCAGGGTCAGGCCAGGGTGGAAACCAATGTCGGTTTTCTCGATCACATGATCGCTTCGGCCATGGTCCATGGGTTTTTCGACCTCACCCTGACCGCCCGGGGAGACACGCAGGTTGACGACCACCACACCGTGGAAGATGTGGGCATTGTTTTAGG